The following are encoded together in the Pseudomonas xantholysinigenes genome:
- the lptM gene encoding LPS translocon maturation chaperone LptM, with protein MKRLISSLAALVAVACLVSACGQKGPLYLPEDGKDGKGPRKSSSHQHQRAQPVQQQQDLEPQEQAEPSPAQ; from the coding sequence ATGAAACGCCTGATTTCCTCTCTCGCGGCGCTGGTCGCGGTCGCCTGCCTCGTTTCCGCCTGCGGTCAGAAAGGCCCTCTGTACCTGCCCGAAGACGGCAAGGACGGCAAAGGCCCACGCAAGTCGTCGTCGCACCAGCACCAGCGGGCCCAGCCTGTGCAGCAGCAACAGGACCTGGAGCCGCAAGAGCAGGCTGAGCCGTCGCCCGCTCAGTAA
- the sutA gene encoding transcriptional regulator SutA has translation MSDDDLENDDLEVGDEDEGDEGLEAAADDGAEDSGDDDSSPAPAAKGKSKAAVSVDEMPSMEAKQKERDALAKAMEEFLSRGGKVQEVEANVVADPPKKPDNKYGSRPI, from the coding sequence ATGAGCGACGACGATCTGGAAAATGATGACCTCGAAGTAGGCGACGAAGACGAGGGTGATGAAGGCCTGGAAGCTGCGGCTGACGACGGCGCGGAAGACTCCGGCGACGACGACAGCAGCCCGGCGCCTGCGGCCAAGGGCAAATCCAAGGCGGCGGTCTCGGTAGACGAGATGCCGAGCATGGAAGCCAAGCAGAAAGAGCGCGATGCGCTGGCCAAGGCGATGGAAGAATTCCTGTCGCGCGGTGGCAAGGTGCAGGAAGTGGAGGCCAACGTGGTCGCCGATCCGCCCAAGAAGCCGGACAACAAGTACGGCAGCCGCCCTATCTGA
- a CDS encoding DUF484 family protein, whose protein sequence is MTDQPTATPELDVDTVVAYLRAHPTFFAEHDELLVEQRIPHQRGDSVSLVERQLKLLRDRNIEMRHRLSQLMDVARDNDRLFDKTRRLILDLLDANSLEEVVMAVEDSLRQEFQVPFVSLILFGENAAPVGRWVSGAEAQQAIGGLIAGGKTTSGSLREHELAFLFGEAQHKEVGSSAVATLEYQGLHGVLAIGSRDPQHYKSSVGTLFLSYIAEVLGRVVPRFTQTLRSVR, encoded by the coding sequence ATGACCGATCAGCCTACCGCTACACCCGAGCTCGACGTCGACACCGTGGTCGCCTACCTGCGCGCCCACCCGACGTTCTTCGCCGAGCACGACGAACTGCTGGTCGAGCAGCGCATTCCCCACCAGCGCGGCGACAGCGTGTCGCTGGTGGAGCGCCAGCTCAAGCTGCTGCGCGACCGCAACATCGAGATGCGCCATCGCCTGTCGCAACTGATGGACGTGGCCCGCGACAACGACCGGCTGTTCGACAAGACCCGCCGGCTGATCCTCGACCTGCTGGATGCCAACAGCCTGGAAGAAGTGGTGATGGCGGTCGAGGACAGCCTCCGTCAGGAGTTCCAGGTGCCCTTCGTCAGCCTGATACTGTTCGGTGAAAACGCCGCGCCGGTCGGCCGTTGGGTGTCCGGAGCCGAGGCGCAACAAGCGATCGGCGGCCTGATCGCCGGAGGCAAGACCACCAGCGGCAGCCTGCGCGAGCATGAGCTGGCCTTCCTGTTCGGTGAGGCGCAGCACAAGGAGGTCGGCTCCAGCGCCGTGGCCACCCTGGAGTACCAGGGCCTGCATGGCGTGCTGGCGATCGGCAGCCGCGACCCACAGCACTACAAGAGCAGCGTCGGCACCCTGTTCCTCAGTTACATTGCCGAAGTGCTCGGCCGCGTGGTCCCACGCTTCACCCAGACCTTGCGCTCGGTGCGCTGA
- the dapF gene encoding diaminopimelate epimerase, with the protein MLLRFTKMHGLGNDFMVLDLVSQHAHIQPKHAKQWGDRNTGIGFDQLLIVEAPNNPEVDFRYRIFNADGSEVEQCGNGARCFARFVLDKRLTAKKRIRVETKGGIIELDVRNDGQVCVDMGPPRFVPAEIPFIADEQALSYPLEVDGKVHQIAAVSMGNPHSVLRVDDVRSAPVHELGPRIEHHPRFPQRVNAGFIQVIDRHRANLRVWERGAGETLACGTGACAAAVAAISQGWMDSPVTIDLPGGRLSIEWAGPGKPVLMTGPAVRVFEGQVRL; encoded by the coding sequence ATGTTGCTGCGCTTTACCAAGATGCATGGGCTGGGTAACGACTTCATGGTCCTCGACCTGGTCAGCCAGCACGCGCATATCCAACCCAAGCACGCCAAGCAATGGGGCGATCGCAACACCGGCATCGGCTTCGACCAGTTGCTGATCGTCGAGGCGCCGAACAACCCGGAGGTGGACTTTCGCTACCGGATCTTCAACGCCGACGGTTCCGAGGTCGAGCAATGCGGCAACGGCGCGCGCTGCTTTGCCCGCTTCGTGCTGGACAAGCGCCTGACCGCGAAGAAACGCATCCGCGTCGAGACCAAGGGCGGCATCATCGAACTGGACGTGCGCAACGATGGCCAAGTCTGCGTCGACATGGGGCCGCCACGTTTCGTGCCCGCCGAGATCCCGTTCATCGCCGATGAGCAGGCGCTGAGCTACCCGCTCGAAGTCGATGGCAAAGTGCACCAGATTGCCGCCGTGTCCATGGGCAACCCGCATTCGGTGCTGCGCGTCGATGACGTGCGTAGCGCGCCGGTGCACGAGCTGGGACCGAGGATCGAACATCACCCGCGCTTCCCGCAGCGGGTCAACGCGGGTTTCATCCAGGTCATCGACCGCCACCGCGCCAACCTGCGGGTCTGGGAGCGTGGCGCCGGCGAGACCCTGGCCTGCGGCACCGGCGCCTGCGCCGCTGCCGTAGCGGCCATCAGCCAAGGCTGGATGGATTCGCCGGTGACCATCGACCTGCCGGGCGGGCGCCTGAGCATCGAATGGGCCGGCCCCGGCAAGCCGGTGTTGATGACCGGCCCAGCCGTACGCGTATTCGAAGGACAAGTTCGTCTCTAA
- a CDS encoding HAD family hydrolase: protein MSIKLITFDLDDTLWDTAPVIASAEVVLRDWLEANAPILGGVPVEHLFAIRERLVQAEPGLKHRISALRRRVLFHALEEVGYSEKHALELANEGFEVFLHARHQVEVFPEVQPVLEILRHHYTLGVVTNGNADVRRLGLSDYFKFALCAEDLGIGKPDPAPFMEALKRGEADAAAAVHVGDHPGDDIAGAQRAGLRAVWFNPQHKPWSGETAPDAEIQRLSQLPDVLARWR from the coding sequence ATGAGCATCAAGCTGATCACCTTCGACCTCGACGACACCTTGTGGGACACCGCGCCGGTCATCGCCAGCGCCGAAGTCGTGCTGCGCGACTGGCTCGAAGCCAACGCGCCGATCCTCGGCGGCGTGCCGGTGGAGCACCTGTTCGCCATCCGCGAGCGCCTGGTACAGGCCGAACCAGGCCTCAAGCACCGCATCAGCGCGCTGCGCCGGCGCGTACTGTTCCATGCCCTGGAAGAGGTCGGTTACAGCGAGAAGCACGCCCTGGAGCTGGCCAACGAAGGCTTCGAGGTATTCCTGCATGCCCGGCACCAGGTGGAGGTGTTCCCCGAAGTGCAGCCGGTGCTGGAAATCCTGCGCCATCACTACACCCTTGGCGTGGTCACCAATGGCAATGCCGATGTACGCAGGCTCGGCTTGTCGGACTACTTCAAGTTCGCGCTGTGTGCCGAGGACCTGGGGATTGGCAAGCCCGACCCGGCGCCGTTCATGGAGGCGCTGAAACGGGGTGAGGCGGACGCGGCGGCGGCGGTGCACGTCGGCGACCACCCGGGCGACGACATCGCCGGCGCCCAGCGCGCCGGGTTGCGCGCGGTGTGGTTCAACCCGCAGCACAAGCCCTGGAGCGGTGAAACGGCGCCGGATGCCGAGATCCAGCGGCTGTCGCAGTTGCCCGACGTGCTCGCGCGCTGGCGCTGA
- the xerC gene encoding tyrosine recombinase XerC: protein MERQLEAYCAHLRNERQVSEHTLLAYRRDLDKVIEFCNAQGIAGWAGLQVQQLRQLVARQHHHGQSSRSLARLLSAVRGLYRYLNREGLCQHDPANGLTPPKGERRLPKALDTDRALQLLDGGVDDDFIARRDQAILELFYSSGLRLSELTGLDLAQLDLAAGLVQVLGKGGKSRVLPVGRKAREALQAWLRLRGIGGPLDDAVFITRQGKRLSPRAIQMRVKTAGERELGQHLHPHMLRHSFASHLLESSQDLRAVQEMLGHADISTTQIYTHLDFQHLAAVYDSAHPRAKRSKGTDS from the coding sequence ATGGAACGCCAGCTGGAAGCTTATTGCGCGCACCTGCGCAACGAGCGCCAGGTGTCCGAGCACACCCTGCTGGCCTACCGCCGCGACCTTGATAAGGTCATCGAGTTCTGCAATGCCCAAGGCATCGCCGGCTGGGCCGGGCTGCAAGTCCAGCAGCTGCGTCAGCTGGTGGCGCGCCAGCACCATCACGGCCAGTCGTCGCGCAGCCTGGCGCGCCTGCTCTCGGCGGTGCGCGGCCTGTACCGCTACCTCAACCGCGAAGGCTTGTGCCAGCACGACCCGGCCAACGGCCTGACGCCGCCCAAGGGCGAGCGGCGCCTGCCCAAGGCACTGGACACCGACCGCGCCCTGCAACTGCTCGACGGCGGCGTCGACGATGATTTCATCGCCCGCCGCGACCAGGCCATCCTCGAATTGTTCTACTCATCCGGCCTGCGCCTGTCGGAGCTGACCGGCCTCGACCTTGCCCAGCTGGACCTGGCCGCCGGCCTGGTGCAGGTGCTCGGCAAGGGTGGCAAGAGCCGCGTGCTGCCGGTCGGGCGCAAGGCCCGCGAGGCGTTGCAGGCCTGGCTGCGCCTGCGCGGCATCGGCGGCCCGCTGGACGACGCGGTGTTCATCACCCGCCAGGGCAAGCGCCTGAGCCCCCGCGCCATCCAGATGCGGGTCAAGACCGCCGGCGAGCGCGAGCTAGGCCAGCACCTGCACCCGCACATGCTTCGCCATTCCTTCGCCAGCCACCTGCTGGAATCGTCCCAGGACCTGCGCGCGGTGCAGGAGATGCTCGGCCATGCCGACATCAGCACCACGCAGATCTACACCCACCTGGACTTCCAGCACCTGGCGGCGGTGTACGACAGCGCCCATCCACGGGCCAAACGCAGCAAGGGCACGGACTCATGA
- a CDS encoding DUF1289 domain-containing protein — MSVQPRPAKPLYSNVSPAVPSPCINVCRLDEHKVCTGCHRHVEHIREWRSADDARRRQICHEALALRVRMQR, encoded by the coding sequence ATGAGCGTCCAGCCACGGCCAGCGAAGCCGCTCTACAGTAATGTCAGCCCCGCGGTGCCATCACCTTGTATCAATGTGTGTCGGTTGGATGAGCACAAGGTGTGCACCGGTTGCCATCGCCACGTCGAGCATATTCGCGAGTGGCGCTCGGCGGACGATGCGCGGCGCCGGCAAATCTGCCACGAGGCGCTGGCCTTGAGAGTCCGGATGCAGCGATAG
- the rnk gene encoding nucleoside diphosphate kinase regulator, whose translation MSTKPSLILTRLDVQRLERLLDSLDESTPGVLALQDELDRAEQVVGHEEVPAGVVTMNSRVHCREIASGKDYHLTLVYPKDAGPEGNVSILAPIGCALLGLSVGDQIDWPAPGGKTLKLELLAVEYQPEAAGDFDL comes from the coding sequence ATGAGCACCAAGCCTTCCCTCATCCTCACCCGCTTGGACGTGCAGCGTCTGGAGCGCCTGCTCGACAGCCTCGATGAAAGCACCCCGGGTGTGCTCGCCCTGCAGGACGAGTTGGACCGTGCCGAACAGGTGGTCGGTCACGAGGAGGTGCCCGCTGGTGTGGTGACCATGAACTCCCGCGTGCACTGCCGCGAGATCGCCAGTGGCAAGGACTACCACCTGACCCTGGTTTACCCGAAGGATGCCGGGCCGGAAGGCAATGTCTCGATCCTCGCGCCGATTGGCTGCGCGCTGCTGGGCCTGTCGGTGGGCGACCAGATCGACTGGCCGGCTCCGGGTGGCAAGACCCTCAAGCTTGAGCTGCTGGCGGTTGAATACCAACCGGAGGCGGCGGGCGACTTCGACCTCTGA
- the cyaY gene encoding iron donor protein CyaY — protein sequence MSLSEARFHDLVDATQQALEDLFDESGMDLDMENSAGVLTVKFDNGSQLIFSRQEPLRQLWLADRSGGFHFDYDEESGKWVCEKSEELLGEMLERIVWERAGEKLDFDEI from the coding sequence ATGAGTTTGAGCGAAGCGCGTTTCCACGATCTGGTCGACGCGACCCAACAGGCCCTGGAAGACCTGTTCGACGAGAGCGGCATGGACCTGGACATGGAGAACTCCGCCGGGGTGCTGACCGTCAAGTTCGACAACGGCAGCCAGCTGATCTTCAGCCGCCAGGAGCCGCTGCGCCAGCTGTGGCTGGCCGACCGGTCCGGCGGCTTCCACTTCGACTACGACGAAGAAAGCGGCAAGTGGGTGTGCGAGAAGAGCGAAGAGTTGCTCGGCGAGATGCTCGAGCGCATCGTCTGGGAGCGGGCCGGCGAGAAGCTGGATTTCGACGAGATCTGA
- the lysA gene encoding diaminopimelate decarboxylase, which yields MDAFIYRDGELFAEGVALTALAERFGTPTYVYSRAHIEAQYRSYTEALQGVEHLVCFAVKANSNLGVLNLLARLGAGFDIVSGGELERVLAAGGRADRVVFSGVGKTRADMRRALEVGVHCFNVESADELERLQAVAAELGKVAPVSLRVNPDVDAGTHPYISTGLKENKFGIAIADAETLYVRAAQLPNLDVVGVDCHIGSQLTSVEPFLDALDRLLVLVDRLAECGIHLRHLDLGGGVGVRYRDEQPPVLADYIKAIRERVGSRELALVFEPGRYIVANGGVLLTRVEYLKHTEHKDFAVIDAAMNDLIRPALYQAWMDVSAVTPRDGEGRAYDLVGPICETGDFLAKDRMLDLAEGDLLAVRSAGAYGFVMSSNYNTRGRCAEVLVDGDQAFEVRRRETIPELFAGESLLPE from the coding sequence ATGGATGCATTCATCTACCGCGACGGCGAGCTGTTCGCGGAAGGGGTAGCCCTGACGGCGCTCGCCGAACGTTTCGGCACCCCCACCTATGTGTATTCGCGCGCTCATATCGAGGCCCAGTACCGCAGCTACACCGAGGCCCTGCAAGGGGTCGAGCATCTGGTGTGCTTCGCGGTCAAGGCCAACTCCAACCTGGGCGTGCTGAACCTGCTGGCGCGCCTGGGAGCGGGCTTCGACATTGTCTCCGGCGGTGAACTGGAGCGCGTGCTGGCCGCCGGTGGCCGCGCCGATCGCGTGGTGTTTTCCGGGGTTGGCAAGACCCGCGCCGACATGCGCCGCGCCCTGGAAGTCGGCGTGCACTGCTTCAATGTCGAATCCGCCGACGAGCTCGAGCGCCTGCAAGCCGTGGCGGCCGAGCTGGGCAAAGTGGCCCCGGTGTCGCTGCGGGTGAATCCGGATGTCGATGCCGGCACTCATCCGTACATTTCCACCGGCCTCAAAGAGAACAAGTTCGGCATTGCCATCGCCGACGCCGAGACCCTGTACGTGCGCGCCGCGCAGTTGCCGAATCTGGATGTAGTCGGCGTTGATTGCCATATCGGTTCGCAACTGACCAGCGTCGAGCCCTTCCTCGACGCCCTCGACCGCCTGCTGGTGCTGGTCGACCGCCTGGCCGAGTGCGGCATCCACCTGCGCCATCTCGACCTCGGCGGCGGTGTCGGCGTGCGCTACCGAGACGAGCAGCCGCCGGTACTGGCCGACTACATCAAAGCCATTCGTGAACGTGTCGGCAGCCGCGAACTGGCTCTGGTGTTCGAGCCAGGCCGCTACATCGTCGCCAACGGTGGCGTGCTGCTGACCCGCGTGGAATACCTCAAGCACACCGAGCACAAGGACTTCGCCGTCATTGACGCGGCGATGAACGACCTGATCCGCCCGGCCCTGTACCAGGCCTGGATGGACGTCAGCGCGGTCACGCCGCGCGACGGTGAAGGCCGGGCCTACGACCTGGTCGGGCCGATCTGCGAGACCGGCGACTTCCTCGCCAAGGACCGCATGCTCGACCTCGCCGAAGGTGACCTGCTGGCCGTGCGCTCCGCGGGCGCCTATGGTTTCGTCATGAGCTCCAACTACAACACCCGTGGCCGTTGCGCCGAAGTACTGGTCGATGGCGACCAGGCCTTCGAGGTGCGTCGCCGCGAAACCATCCCCGAACTGTTCGCCGGCGAAAGCCTGCTGCCGGAGTAA